Proteins encoded by one window of Melanotaenia boesemani isolate fMelBoe1 chromosome 10, fMelBoe1.pri, whole genome shotgun sequence:
- the LOC121647434 gene encoding membrane-associated guanylate kinase, WW and PDZ domain-containing protein 2-like isoform X3, with protein MELEQSGALLESGTYEDNFYGTPKPPAEPSPAAPPLNVSEALLPGARPSAQGKRKRNQSVSNMEQRASLEPPEEEEEESPVVNGNGVAITPESSEHEDKSTDASGEVAVEGSSQDPASAEPPIEGEETPKSPSKSPTKVPDTDEEELGPLPDNWEMAYTEKGEVYFIDHNTKTTSWLDPRLAKKAKPPEECREDELPYGWEKIDDPIYGSYYVDHINRRTQFENPVLEAKRRLEQQRQMQSQGLSALPLPTIYREKPLFTRDPTQLKGTFLSTALQKSNMGFGFTIIGGDEPDEFLQVKSVIPDGPAAQDGKMDTGDVIVYINDICVLGTTHADVVKLFQSVPIGQSVTLVLCRGYPLPFDPEDPSGAASASLTPIGLEHRPLVVNGRGSYDPYLEYLSLSSQLPPQALAQAGASHPGDTHLDGSSLPPTTPGSASALTPHNDNISIGSSGTAGVAGATAQGAELLTVTMVKGAEGFGFTIADSPTGQRVKQVLEPGSQGASGVIEGDLILEVNQQPVAAAGHGRVVELLKECPVGAEATLLIQRGGTGHISPWKASKQLPDQWDPHGSPQANLSGLVLPPGTPFPNQPQHRTSVPDSTEGFDLNKPDPYDLYEKSRAIYESRRPEYEEVEVHLLREKTGFGFRILGGDEAVQAVSPDARDKIVIGAIIENTPAERDGRLRPGDELISVDKNVVAGKPHKYVIDLMHAAARNGQVSLTVRRRVQMPGEPCPVNGRSPGSVSTQHSSPRSDAAVASSITVVAAPVATSTPEGSALQTSDVVIHRKENEGFGFVIISSLNRPENTTVITVPHKIGRIIEGSPADRCGKLKVGDRILAVNGQSIISMPHADIVKLIKDAGLTVTLHIIPEEGSHSGPSSEKQSPMTQKHSPQTQPSPVAQPSQGGTQSCQMVPQSGQTTTQSGQVPALPGQTPAQTNQTVTGPLAPAASHPAPAGTQQSPVAQPSGLPPQLYLHDGRSEVKARQDVKPDFRHPPFTDYRQPPVDYRHPPVTDYRQPPTLDYRHPPGLLDFRQHPAAAQFPLGIPPDFRPQDYDYFTVELEKSAKGFGFSIRGGREYSMDLFVLRLAEDGPAIRNGRMRVGDQIIEINGDSTRDMTHARAIELIKAGGRRVRLLLKRGTGQVPEYDCPGPWDSLSTVHSALQEVTMEPNLNSLLSSHPASAPDPPHQLSLEATVCMADNSPLLTDHSSIRGATGGRSTEQRCIIRGQGIPPGSGKVDCGPGDRQPRALPPKAVVGRSIEGRETCSPCCERRSLQTQTVGTVWPYVSVNLNGAPLGSGDGHFSLQERLVPRGLFSREDEKTSGHSGLCCPSKTIEDPPARSAAASPGPWNIPGSDKLPGTLRSWTSTVSR; from the exons AGTCCAGTGAACATGAGGACAAAAGCACAGATGCCTCTGGGGAGGTTGCTGTTGAAGGATCCAGCCAGGACCCAGCATCTGCTGAGCCTCCAATTGAAGGGGAGGAGACCCCAAAATCTCCCTCCAAATCACCCACAAAAGTCCCTGACACAGATGAGGAAGAGCTGGGTCCTCTGCCTGACAACTGGGAGATGGCTTACACTGAAAAGGGAGAGGTTTACTTCATAGA tCACAACACCAAAACTACGTCATGGCTCGATCCTCGGCTAGCAAAGAAAGCAAAGCCACCAGAGGAATGCAGGGAAGATG AGCTGCCGTATGGCTGGGAGAAGATAGATGACCCCATCTATGGCAGCTACTATGTCGA CCACATCAATCGAAGGACTCAGTTCGAGAATCCAGTCCTGGAAGCTAAAAGACGCCTGGAGCAGCAGAGACAGATGCAAAGCCAGGGACTTTCTGCTCTACCTTTACCTACAATATACAGAG AAAAGCCGTTGTTTACGAGGGATCCAACCCAGCTGAAGGGCACTTTCCTGTCGACAGCCCTGCAGAAGAGCAACATGGGATTTGGCTTCACAATTATAGGAGGCGATGAGCCCGATGAGTTCTTGCAAGTGAAGAGTGTTATACCAGATGGACCTGCTGCTCAGGATGGGAAAATGGACACAG GTGATGTCATTGTCTACATAAATGACATCTGCGTGCTTGGCACCACACATGCCGACGTTGTCAAGCTTTTCCAGTCTGTACCGATTGGTCAGAGCGTGACTCTTGTGCTCTGTCGAGGATATCCTCTTCCTTTTGACCCTGAAGATCCAAGTGGAGCAGCAAGTGCGTCCCTGACACCCATTGGCTTGGAACACCGTCCGCTAGTGGTGAATGGTCGCGGAAGCTACGACCCATACCTGGAATACCTGTCGCTGAGCTCTCAGCTTCCCCCTCAAGCACTGGCCCAGGCTGGAGCCTCTCACCCCGGGGACACACATCTGGACGGCTCCTCACTGCCGCCCACCACACCTGGTTCAGCATCAGCGCTCACACCTCATAATGATAACATATCGATAGGCTCCTCTGGGACTGCAGGTGTTGCCGGGGCAACAGCTCAAGGGGCAGAGCTGCTAACGGTTACCATGGTGAAAGGTGCAGAAGGATTTGGGTTCACAATTGCGGATAGTCCCACCGGTCAGCGAGTTAAACAG GTGCTAGAGCCAGGCTCACAGGGAGCATCTGGGGTGATAGAGGGAGACCTGATCCTGGAGGTGAATCAGCAGCCAGTGGCTGCAGCTGGACATGGACGAGTGGTGGAATTGCTCAAAGAGTGCCCTGTGGGAGCTGAAGCAACACTCCTCATACAAAGAGGAGGAACAG GTCACATATCTCCATGGAAGGCTTCCAAACAG TTGCCTGACCAGTGGGACCCCCATGGCAGCCCTCAGGCAAACCTATCTGGCCTAGTCTTGCCACCTGGCACACCTTTCCCAAACCAGCCCCAACACCGCACATCTGTGCCCGACTCCACCGAAGGCTTCGACCTCAACAAACCTGATCCTTACGATCTTTACGAGAAGTCGAGGGCCATCTATGAGAGCAGAC GTCCCGAGTACGAGGAGGTGGAGGTTCACCTGCTAAGGGAAAAGACGGGGTTCGGCTTTCGCATCCTTGGGGGAGACGAGGCCGTGCAGGCTGTGAGTCCGGACGCCCGTGACAAG ATTGTTATTGGTGCTATAATAGAGAACACTCCTGCTGAGCGTGATGGGCGGCTTCGACCTGGGGATGAGCTCATTTCTGTGGATAAAAATGTGGTTGCTGGGAAACCACACAAATATGTAATAGACTTGATGCACGCAGCTGCTCGAAATGGTCAAGTCAGCTTGACTGTGAGAAGGAGAGTCCAAATGCCTG GTGAACCTTGTCCAGTGAATGGTCGCAGCCCCGGCTCAGTGTCGACGCAACACAGCTCTCCACGGAGTGATGCAGCTGTGGCTTCAAGTATAACAGTGGTCGCTGCCCCCGTTGCCACTTCAACCCCAGAGGGATCTGCCCTGCAAACCAGCGATGTTGTTATTCACCGCAAAGAGAACGAAGGTTTTGGGTTTGTCATCATCAGCTCCCTCAACCGGCCAGAGAACACCACTGTCATCA cTGTGCCCCATAAAATTGGACGCATCATTGAGGGCAGCCCTGCAGACAGATGTGGGAAGTTGAAGGTGGGCGACCGGATCCTGGCTGTAAATGGACAGTCCATCATCAGCATGCCACATGCGGACATCGTCAAGCTCATTAAAGATGCTGGATTGACAGTCACACTACACATCATACCAGAGGAAG GTTCCCATTCTGGACCCAGCTCAGAGAAACAGAGCCCCATGACCCAAAAACACAGTCCACAGACCCAGCCAAGCCCTGTAGCCCAGCCAAGTCAAGGAGGCACCCAGTCATGCCAAATGGTCCCTCAGTCAGGCCAAACAACCACTCAGTCAGGTCAAGTACCAGCCCTGCCTGGCCAGACACCAgctcaaacaaaccaaaccgtGACTGGCCCTCTTGCACCAGCAGCCTCCCACCCTGCTCCAGCTGGAACCCAGCAGAGTCCAGTTGCCCAGCCCTCTGGTCTCCCTCCACAGCTTTACCTTCATGATGGCAG ATCAGAGGTAAAGGCAAGACAAGACGTCAAACCTGACTTCCGCCATCCTCCATTCACCGACTATCGGCAACCTCCTGTTGACTACCGTCACCCTCCAGTGACTGATTATCGCCAACCACCAACGCTGGACTACCGACATCCACCTGGTCTGCTGGACTTCAGACAGCACCCTGCTGCTGCACAGTTTCCTTTGGGGATTCCTCCTGACTTCAGACCACAG GACTATGATTATTTCACAGTGGAGCTGGAGAAAAGTGCAAAAGGTTTCGGTTTCAGTATCCGTGGGGGCAGAGAGTACAGCATGGACCTATTTGTGCTGCGGCTTGCGGAGGATGGTCCTGCCATAAGAAATGGAAGAATGAGG GTAGGGGATCAGATCATAGAGATTAACGGGGACAGCACTCGGGACATGACTCACGCCCGCGCTATTGAACTCATCAAGGCGGGAGGCAGGCGGGtcaggctgctgctgaagaGAGGCACAGGACAGGTGCCAGAATATG ACTGTCCCGGCCCCTGGGATTCCCTTTCTACAGTCCACTCTGCCCTGCAGGAAGTGACCATGGAACCAAACCTGAATTCATTGCTGTCATCCCATCCAGCCTCAGCCCCAGACCCACCTCATCAGCTCTCTCTAGAGGCCACAGTGTGCATGGCAGACAACTCTCCACTGCTGACAGACCACAGCTCCATTAGAGGGGCTACAGGTGGCAGGTCCACCGAGCAAAGGTGCATCATCAGGGGGCAGGGAATCCCTCCAGGGTCTGGAAAAGTGGACTGTGGACCTGGTGACAGGCAGCCTCGTGCTTTGCCTCCTAAAGCTGTTGTGGGAAGGTCCATTGAGGGAAGGGAAACTTGCTCCCCCTGCTGTGAGAGAAGAAGCCTGCAAACACAGACAGTGGGCACTGTTTGGCCTTATGTGAGTGTGAATTTGAATGGAGCCCCTCTGGGCAGTGGGGATGGACATTTCAGCCTCCAGGAGAGGCTGGTGCCCAGAGGTCTGTTTTCCAGAGAAGATGAGAAGACCAGTGGCCACAGTGGGCTTTGCTGCCCCTCTAAAACAATTGAAGATCCGCCAGCAAGAAGTGCAGCTGCCTCCCCAGGGCCCTGGAACATCCCTGGGTCTGACAAACTCCCTGGCACCCTGAGATCCTGGACCTCCACAGTAAGCAGGTAG
- the LOC121647434 gene encoding membrane-associated guanylate kinase, WW and PDZ domain-containing protein 2-like isoform X5, producing the protein MNNFYGTPKPPAEPSPAAPPLNVSEALLPGARPSAQGKRKRNQSVSNMEQRASLEPPEEEEEESPVVNGNGVAITPESSEHEDKSTDASGEVAVEGSSQDPASAEPPIEGEETPKSPSKSPTKVPDTDEEELGPLPDNWEMAYTEKGEVYFIDHNTKTTSWLDPRLAKKAKPPEECREDELPYGWEKIDDPIYGSYYVDHINRRTQFENPVLEAKRRLEQQRQMQSQGLSALPLPTIYREKPLFTRDPTQLKGTFLSTALQKSNMGFGFTIIGGDEPDEFLQVKSVIPDGPAAQDGKMDTGDVIVYINDICVLGTTHADVVKLFQSVPIGQSVTLVLCRGYPLPFDPEDPSGAASASLTPIGLEHRPLVVNGRGSYDPYLEYLSLSSQLPPQALAQAGASHPGDTHLDGSSLPPTTPGSASALTPHNDNISIGSSGTAGVAGATAQGAELLTVTMVKGAEGFGFTIADSPTGQRVKQVLEPGSQGASGVIEGDLILEVNQQPVAAAGHGRVVELLKECPVGAEATLLIQRGGTGHISPWKASKQLPDQWDPHGSPQANLSGLVLPPGTPFPNQPQHRTSVPDSTEGFDLNKPDPYDLYEKSRAIYESRRPEYEEVEVHLLREKTGFGFRILGGDEAVQAVSPDARDKIVIGAIIENTPAERDGRLRPGDELISVDKNVVAGKPHKYVIDLMHAAARNGQVSLTVRRRVQMPGEPCPVNGRSPGSVSTQHSSPRSDAAVASSITVVAAPVATSTPEGSALQTSDVVIHRKENEGFGFVIISSLNRPENTTVITVPHKIGRIIEGSPADRCGKLKVGDRILAVNGQSIISMPHADIVKLIKDAGLTVTLHIIPEEGSHSGPSSEKQSPMTQKHSPQTQPSPVAQPSQGGTQSCQMVPQSGQTTTQSGQVPALPGQTPAQTNQTVTGPLAPAASHPAPAGTQQSPVAQPSGLPPQLYLHDGRSEVKARQDVKPDFRHPPFTDYRQPPVDYRHPPVTDYRQPPTLDYRHPPGLLDFRQHPAAAQFPLGIPPDFRPQDYDYFTVELEKSAKGFGFSIRGGREYSMDLFVLRLAEDGPAIRNGRMRVGDQIIEINGDSTRDMTHARAIELIKAGGRRVRLLLKRGTGQVPEYDCPGPWDSLSTVHSALQEVTMEPNLNSLLSSHPASAPDPPHQLSLEATVCMADNSPLLTDHSSIRGATGGRSTEQRCIIRGQGIPPGSGKVDCGPGDRQPRALPPKAVVGRSIEGRETCSPCCERRSLQTQTVGTVWPYVSVNLNGAPLGSGDGHFSLQERLVPRGLFSREDEKTSGHSGLCCPSKTIEDPPARSAAASPGPWNIPGSDKLPGTLRSWTSTVSR; encoded by the exons AGTCCAGTGAACATGAGGACAAAAGCACAGATGCCTCTGGGGAGGTTGCTGTTGAAGGATCCAGCCAGGACCCAGCATCTGCTGAGCCTCCAATTGAAGGGGAGGAGACCCCAAAATCTCCCTCCAAATCACCCACAAAAGTCCCTGACACAGATGAGGAAGAGCTGGGTCCTCTGCCTGACAACTGGGAGATGGCTTACACTGAAAAGGGAGAGGTTTACTTCATAGA tCACAACACCAAAACTACGTCATGGCTCGATCCTCGGCTAGCAAAGAAAGCAAAGCCACCAGAGGAATGCAGGGAAGATG AGCTGCCGTATGGCTGGGAGAAGATAGATGACCCCATCTATGGCAGCTACTATGTCGA CCACATCAATCGAAGGACTCAGTTCGAGAATCCAGTCCTGGAAGCTAAAAGACGCCTGGAGCAGCAGAGACAGATGCAAAGCCAGGGACTTTCTGCTCTACCTTTACCTACAATATACAGAG AAAAGCCGTTGTTTACGAGGGATCCAACCCAGCTGAAGGGCACTTTCCTGTCGACAGCCCTGCAGAAGAGCAACATGGGATTTGGCTTCACAATTATAGGAGGCGATGAGCCCGATGAGTTCTTGCAAGTGAAGAGTGTTATACCAGATGGACCTGCTGCTCAGGATGGGAAAATGGACACAG GTGATGTCATTGTCTACATAAATGACATCTGCGTGCTTGGCACCACACATGCCGACGTTGTCAAGCTTTTCCAGTCTGTACCGATTGGTCAGAGCGTGACTCTTGTGCTCTGTCGAGGATATCCTCTTCCTTTTGACCCTGAAGATCCAAGTGGAGCAGCAAGTGCGTCCCTGACACCCATTGGCTTGGAACACCGTCCGCTAGTGGTGAATGGTCGCGGAAGCTACGACCCATACCTGGAATACCTGTCGCTGAGCTCTCAGCTTCCCCCTCAAGCACTGGCCCAGGCTGGAGCCTCTCACCCCGGGGACACACATCTGGACGGCTCCTCACTGCCGCCCACCACACCTGGTTCAGCATCAGCGCTCACACCTCATAATGATAACATATCGATAGGCTCCTCTGGGACTGCAGGTGTTGCCGGGGCAACAGCTCAAGGGGCAGAGCTGCTAACGGTTACCATGGTGAAAGGTGCAGAAGGATTTGGGTTCACAATTGCGGATAGTCCCACCGGTCAGCGAGTTAAACAG GTGCTAGAGCCAGGCTCACAGGGAGCATCTGGGGTGATAGAGGGAGACCTGATCCTGGAGGTGAATCAGCAGCCAGTGGCTGCAGCTGGACATGGACGAGTGGTGGAATTGCTCAAAGAGTGCCCTGTGGGAGCTGAAGCAACACTCCTCATACAAAGAGGAGGAACAG GTCACATATCTCCATGGAAGGCTTCCAAACAG TTGCCTGACCAGTGGGACCCCCATGGCAGCCCTCAGGCAAACCTATCTGGCCTAGTCTTGCCACCTGGCACACCTTTCCCAAACCAGCCCCAACACCGCACATCTGTGCCCGACTCCACCGAAGGCTTCGACCTCAACAAACCTGATCCTTACGATCTTTACGAGAAGTCGAGGGCCATCTATGAGAGCAGAC GTCCCGAGTACGAGGAGGTGGAGGTTCACCTGCTAAGGGAAAAGACGGGGTTCGGCTTTCGCATCCTTGGGGGAGACGAGGCCGTGCAGGCTGTGAGTCCGGACGCCCGTGACAAG ATTGTTATTGGTGCTATAATAGAGAACACTCCTGCTGAGCGTGATGGGCGGCTTCGACCTGGGGATGAGCTCATTTCTGTGGATAAAAATGTGGTTGCTGGGAAACCACACAAATATGTAATAGACTTGATGCACGCAGCTGCTCGAAATGGTCAAGTCAGCTTGACTGTGAGAAGGAGAGTCCAAATGCCTG GTGAACCTTGTCCAGTGAATGGTCGCAGCCCCGGCTCAGTGTCGACGCAACACAGCTCTCCACGGAGTGATGCAGCTGTGGCTTCAAGTATAACAGTGGTCGCTGCCCCCGTTGCCACTTCAACCCCAGAGGGATCTGCCCTGCAAACCAGCGATGTTGTTATTCACCGCAAAGAGAACGAAGGTTTTGGGTTTGTCATCATCAGCTCCCTCAACCGGCCAGAGAACACCACTGTCATCA cTGTGCCCCATAAAATTGGACGCATCATTGAGGGCAGCCCTGCAGACAGATGTGGGAAGTTGAAGGTGGGCGACCGGATCCTGGCTGTAAATGGACAGTCCATCATCAGCATGCCACATGCGGACATCGTCAAGCTCATTAAAGATGCTGGATTGACAGTCACACTACACATCATACCAGAGGAAG GTTCCCATTCTGGACCCAGCTCAGAGAAACAGAGCCCCATGACCCAAAAACACAGTCCACAGACCCAGCCAAGCCCTGTAGCCCAGCCAAGTCAAGGAGGCACCCAGTCATGCCAAATGGTCCCTCAGTCAGGCCAAACAACCACTCAGTCAGGTCAAGTACCAGCCCTGCCTGGCCAGACACCAgctcaaacaaaccaaaccgtGACTGGCCCTCTTGCACCAGCAGCCTCCCACCCTGCTCCAGCTGGAACCCAGCAGAGTCCAGTTGCCCAGCCCTCTGGTCTCCCTCCACAGCTTTACCTTCATGATGGCAG ATCAGAGGTAAAGGCAAGACAAGACGTCAAACCTGACTTCCGCCATCCTCCATTCACCGACTATCGGCAACCTCCTGTTGACTACCGTCACCCTCCAGTGACTGATTATCGCCAACCACCAACGCTGGACTACCGACATCCACCTGGTCTGCTGGACTTCAGACAGCACCCTGCTGCTGCACAGTTTCCTTTGGGGATTCCTCCTGACTTCAGACCACAG GACTATGATTATTTCACAGTGGAGCTGGAGAAAAGTGCAAAAGGTTTCGGTTTCAGTATCCGTGGGGGCAGAGAGTACAGCATGGACCTATTTGTGCTGCGGCTTGCGGAGGATGGTCCTGCCATAAGAAATGGAAGAATGAGG GTAGGGGATCAGATCATAGAGATTAACGGGGACAGCACTCGGGACATGACTCACGCCCGCGCTATTGAACTCATCAAGGCGGGAGGCAGGCGGGtcaggctgctgctgaagaGAGGCACAGGACAGGTGCCAGAATATG ACTGTCCCGGCCCCTGGGATTCCCTTTCTACAGTCCACTCTGCCCTGCAGGAAGTGACCATGGAACCAAACCTGAATTCATTGCTGTCATCCCATCCAGCCTCAGCCCCAGACCCACCTCATCAGCTCTCTCTAGAGGCCACAGTGTGCATGGCAGACAACTCTCCACTGCTGACAGACCACAGCTCCATTAGAGGGGCTACAGGTGGCAGGTCCACCGAGCAAAGGTGCATCATCAGGGGGCAGGGAATCCCTCCAGGGTCTGGAAAAGTGGACTGTGGACCTGGTGACAGGCAGCCTCGTGCTTTGCCTCCTAAAGCTGTTGTGGGAAGGTCCATTGAGGGAAGGGAAACTTGCTCCCCCTGCTGTGAGAGAAGAAGCCTGCAAACACAGACAGTGGGCACTGTTTGGCCTTATGTGAGTGTGAATTTGAATGGAGCCCCTCTGGGCAGTGGGGATGGACATTTCAGCCTCCAGGAGAGGCTGGTGCCCAGAGGTCTGTTTTCCAGAGAAGATGAGAAGACCAGTGGCCACAGTGGGCTTTGCTGCCCCTCTAAAACAATTGAAGATCCGCCAGCAAGAAGTGCAGCTGCCTCCCCAGGGCCCTGGAACATCCCTGGGTCTGACAAACTCCCTGGCACCCTGAGATCCTGGACCTCCACAGTAAGCAGGTAG